In Triticum urartu cultivar G1812 chromosome 6, Tu2.1, whole genome shotgun sequence, the following proteins share a genomic window:
- the LOC125515857 gene encoding adenine nucleotide transporter BT1, chloroplastic/amyloplastic/mitochondrial-like has translation MAAAMAATTMVTKNNRASLVMDKKNWLLRPVPEVAFPWSSQPESRSLDFPRRALFASVGLSLSHGAPPVAREHDGKARPADDVAHQLAAAGEAGVQKAQKAKKAKKQQLSLRKVRVKIGNPHLRRLVSGAIAGAVSRTFVAPLETIRTHLMVGSSGADSMAGVFRWIMRTEGWPGLFRGNAVNVLRVAPSKAIEHFTYDTAKKYLTPEAGEPAKVPIPTPLVAGALAGVASTLCTYPMELVKTRLTIEKDVYDNLLHAFVKIVRDEGPGELYRGLAPSLIGVVPYAAANFYAYETLRGVYRRASGKEEVGNVPTLLIGSAAGAIASTATFPLEVARKQMQVGAVGGRQVYKNVLHAMYCILKKEGTAGLYRGLGPSCIKLMPAAGISFMCYEACKKILVDEKEDGGAAEPQEETETGQAGGQAAPKSSNGDRP, from the exons ATGGCGGCGGCAATGGCCGCGACGACAATGGTGACCAAGAACAACCGCGCCTCGCTCGTCATGGACAAGAAGAACTGGTTATTGCGGCCGGTCCCTGAGGTCGCCTTCCCTTGGAGCTCGCAGCCCGAGTCCAGGAGCTTGGACTTCCCACGCAGGGCTCTGTTCGCCAGCGTGGGACTCAGCCTGTCCCACGGCGCCCCGCCGGTAGCGCGCGAGCATGACGGGAAGGCTCGGCCCGCCGACGACGTCGCACACCAGCTCGCAGCCGCGGGCGAGGCGGGCGTCCAGAAGGCCCAGAAGGCGAAAAAGGCCAAAAAGCAGCAGCTGAGTCTGAGGAAGGTGAGGGTCAAGATCGGCAACCCGCACCTGCGGCGGCTGGTCAGCggcgccatcgccggcgccgTGTCGAGGACTTTCGTGGCGCCACTGGAGACGATCAGGACGCACCTGATGGTGGGGAGCTCCGGCGCCGACTCCATGGCCGGGGTTTTCCGGTGGATCATGCGGACGGAGGGGTGGCCCGGCCTCTTCCGCGGCAACGCCGTCAACGTCCTCCGCGTCGCGCCAAGCAAGGCCATCGAG CACTTCACTTACGACACGGCGAAGAAGTACCTGACCCCGGAGGCCGGCGAGCCAGCCAAGGTCCCCATCCCCACGCCGCTCGTCGCCGGAGCGCTCGCCGGAGTGGCCTCAACCCTGTGCACCTATCCCATGGAGCTCGTCAAGACCCGTCTCACCATCGAG AAGGACGTGTACGACAACCTCCTCCACGCGTTCGTCAAGATCGTGCGCGACGAAGGCCCGGGGGAGCTGTACCGCGGGCTGGCGCCGAGCCTGATCGGCGTGGTGCCGTACGCGGCGGCCAACTTCTACGCCTACGAGACGCTGCGCGGCGTGTACCGCCGCGCGTCGGGGAAAGAGGAGGTGGGCAACGTGCCGACGCTGCTGATCGGGTCCGCGGCGGGCGCCATAGCCAGCACGGCCACGTTCCCGCTGGAGGTGGCGCGGAAGCAGATGCAGGTGGGCGCCGTGGGCGGGAGGCAGGTGTACAAGAACGTGCTGCACGCCATGTACTGCATCCTCAAGAAGGAGGGCACCGCCGGGCTCTACCGCGGGCTCGGCCCCAGCTGCATCAAGCTCATGCCCGCCGCCGGCATCTCCTTCATGTGCTACGAGGCCTGCAAGAAGATACTTGTCGACGAGAAAGAAGACGGCGGCGCCGCCGAGCCCCAGGAGGAGACGGAGACCGGACAGGCAGGAGGACAGGCGGCGCCCAAGAGCTCGAACGGTGATCGGCCATGA